The DNA region ATGAATTTTGTTTTGTTAACGGCTGTACTTTCAGCCGCAAATTCTGGCATCTATGCAACATCCAGAACACTTTATTCTATGGGAAAAACAGGAGTAGCGCCAAAGCGTTTAGCTAAAATTTCTAAAACTGGCATTCCCTTAATAGGAATACTCATCGCTACAGTATCTATTTTAATCGGGGTCTTCTTAGCTTACATGAGCCCTGATCAAGTCATAAGCTATCTTATGACAATTCCAGGGTTTACAATCATGTTAATCTGGATTGGAATTTGTTCAGCACAATTAAAGCTTAGGTCACAATATAAACAACAACCAGCTTTCCGAGTAAAATGGTTCCCATTCACCACGATTTTTGCCATTTTAGCATTAAGCATGATCTTTATCGGGTTTATGCTAAGTCCGAATAACCTAATTGGTTCAACCGTTTGTTTGATAATAGTAGGAATCTTGGTTCTTCTTTCCTTTGTCGTGAAGAATAACAGGACAGCTATGAAGTAATAGATCAGGTTGTCCCAAAAGTATAAATTTTAGCGGCACCCCTTTTTTTGTGTCGCTCTATGTAATTTGTCTGTTGATTTCTGCTCCGGGCGCTTCGCTTTCCGCGGGCGGTCCGGGGAGCCTCCTCGTCGCTTTGCTCCTGCGGGGTCTCCCCTGCCCCGTCCTCCCGCAGGAGTCTTCGCGCCCTCCTCTCCAATCAACAGAGTTGAAAAAAATTTCAAAGTTAACCCAAAAAGTAAGGAGTAACATAAAGCTGACTCAAAAGTGATGTCATTTAACAACCTTTTGAGTCAGCCTCCTTTGAGTTATATTAACCGCCTCCACCGTTTCCGGCAGCACTTTGTTTACGCTTTATTATTGCATTTATCCCCATCACCATTGCAATTAGTTCCTCATTGGAGATATGACTAGAATAATTACTCAATTGATAGGCCGGTGAGGCAAAAAAACCACTTACCTTTTCAAACTTTCCAACCAGATTAGATTGTTCATCGGTAATATCATATTCACGAGAGAAGGCTTCACCTTTAATTTGAAAAACTCCACGGCCATAGGCATCGTATTCATATTTTTTGGCTAAAAAGGTCAGTTTCGCTTTTAGAACACCGATCTCCTGTTCATTCGCATCATAAATCTGCCACTTATTACTAAAAAAAGGGAACTTACCGCTAACCACTGTCCTTCCATTGGTATCTAGTACATCAATACTGGAAGAAAAAGCACTTTTTAAATCCAATTCACCAATGTTTTCTTTTAAACTATTATATATTTCCGTCCTACCTGTCGAAAAGAAGTTATCTTTAAAGTAGAGCACTTTTTTATCGCTCATCATCATCCACCCCCGAAGAAGTCCCATTTCTATAAATACGATTTCTACGGGTAAAAAGTTTCATCAGTGGTGGTGTTATTCGTCTTTAAATAGTTCAAAGTGAAATCTTATGAATTGTGCCACTCCAGTTGATGCCAGTTCATGAATGATTCTTAAACTATTCGAAGCCATATAAAAAAGCAGCTTTATTTTTAGTAAAGCCGCCTTTTCCTCCTTTTGGCAATGATCCGACGACATAGTAGCACGATCATAATAATTGTCATTTTATTGGACGATGTTTTTCCCATAGAAGATTTCATCCATCTCTAGCTTTAATCTCTCAGTGATTTCAATATGCTCGTCAGGATGCAAGGATTCTTTAGTATAGCCAAATAAATAGTTATTTAAGTCAAATTCCCGTAATTTACATTTCGTATGAAAAATATTTTCTTGATACACATTTACATCAATCATATCAAATAATTCGCCCACATCGTCTGGAATATAGTTTTGAATCGAACTAATTTCATGATCAATAAATAATTTGTGACCCGTTTTGTCGCGCGTAAAACCACGGACCCGGTAATCAATCGTCATCACATCCGTCTCAAACGAACGTATAAGATAATGCAGTGCTTTTAGCGGAGATATCTCACCGCATGTTGATACATCGATATCTGCCCGAAAAGTACTAATCCCCTCATCTGGATGAAATTCAGGGTATGTATGAACGGTGATATGACTCTTATCTAACTGCATAACAACAGACTCCGGCAATGGCCCAGGTGACTCTTCAAATGATTCTGAAGGAGCATCTTCCACCGCTCCTTCAGACACCAACATAGTGACACTGGCACCTGCGGGCTCAAAATCTTGGCTTGCAACATTTAATACATGAGCACCAATAATTTCCGATACGTGTTTTAATATATTCTGCAATCTTTCTGCACTGTATTCCTCATCAATATACTTTAAGTAGGCTTCTCGTTCTTCCTTATTTCTTGTAAAACAAATATCATACATATTAAAACTCAATGATTTGGTCAGGTTATTAAAGCCATGTAATTCAATGTGCTGTTCGTGTGTAAGTTTCATGACTACTCCCCCTTAAACAGGCTGTAAATATTTTTAGATTACCCCGTTTTGTTCCATGTTAGTTATTTTTGTTTAAAATCACATTAACGAATAAACACTTTCCTTATTTATAATTATTATTATTTAGTATTTACTTTTAAATAGTATGTGTTATAATTAATTTAGATGATATATTAGGAGGAATGACCAATGACTTTAGAACAAACAATCAATCAACAAATCGCAAACTGGAATATATTATATACGAAACTGCACCAGTTCCATTGGTACGTAAAAGGTCCGCATTTCTTTACCTTGCATGCTAAATTTGAAGAATTATATGATGAGGCAGCAGCAACAATAGACGAATTAGCTGAACAATTATTAACGATTGATGGCAAACCCATTTCAACATTAAAAGAATACCTTCAGTATGCTACCTTAGAAGAAACATCTGACATGTTAACTGCAGAAGAAATGGTACAAGCACTCATAAATGACTACTCTTTATTAATTTCTGATTTAATAACCGGAAAAGAAGTGGCCGAACAAAACAATGATGAAGTTACCGGTGATATCTTCTTAGAACTAATTGGCAAACTCAATAAACACAACTGGATGCTAAAATCATTTTTACAAGGATAAAATGTTAAAAAACGCATGTGGCTACGATTGCCACATGCGTTTTTACTTCACCTCATAGGTCTTTAGTAATTCTACTTCCTCATCGGTTAATTCGCGATACTCGCCAAGTTCAAGTGTTTCATCCAAAGGTAATGGCCCCATGGAAATCCGCTTAAGATAGACCACTCTTTTACCAACTGCTTCAAACATCCTTTTTACTTGATGAAACTTGCCTTCAGTAATCGTTAGTTCAATGTCTGACATGATACCAGATTTTAAAATTTGCAGTTCCCCTGGCTTTGTTTCATAGCCGTCGTCAAGTGTAACGCCGGCTGCAAATGCCTTAACATCTGCCTCGGTTACTTCTCCCTCAATGACCGCAAAGTAAGTCTTGGGGACATGCTTTTTCGGAGATAGCAAGCGGTGGGCTAGCTGTCCGTCATTGGTAATAAGTAATAACCCCTCGGTATCCTTATCCAATCTTCCGACAGGAAATGGCTCGTACACCTGATCTCCCAATTCCAATAAATCGATGACTGTTTCCTGGGAACTGTCTTCAGTCGCTGATAAAACTTCTTGAGGCTTGTTCATCATTAAATAAATAAATTCTTTGTATTCAATGATTTCACCATTTAGCGTAATTGTTTGGCTGTTTGTATCAACATGCTGTTTGGCATCCTTCACGACAGCATCATCAACTTTAACAGCGCCGCTTTTTAATAATTGCTTTACTTCCTTACGGCTGCCATAGCCAAGATTGGCTAGCATTTTATCTATTCTCAAAGAGAACCTCCTCCTGTTTTACCTATTACACTTTCATTTTCAATTTCCGCTTTAATTTATTTACTCTGTCACCAAATAGTTTGTTTACAAGACCTGATTTCAATCCAAGGTAAAAATAGAGGGTTGCTCCAACTCCTGCGCAAATAATAATGATGAGAATAGATTGAAACGTTGATGCAGGATTTAGAAATAACAACAATAATTGAAGTACTAATTCGGTTGCTACCCACATAAAACCAGCAAAAATTACTATCAGTAGGCTTCTTCGCCAAACTAATAGGAACCGGTAATTTGCATACTTTTTTATCACAAATAACTGAATTAATATGGCAGCAAGATACCCCAATGCTGTTGCATATACTGCACCAGTGGTTTCAAATCTATTGATAAGTGGGATATTTACAGATAATTTTACTAATAATCCCACAAGTAAGCTTAAAACGGTAAACCGCTGTTCATTGATTCCCTGCAAAATTGCCGCTGTTACTAAATATAATGCAAAAAGAATGGCCACTGGGGCGTAGGCATTTAATACTTCGGTTCCAAGTGCCTTATGTTCATAAAATACCGTATAGATTGGTTCAGCTAATAGGGAAAGTCCTATTGCTGCCGGCAGGGTTAAAAATAGTAATATTTGGAAGGCTTGGTTTAACTGTTGATGTAGACTTTTTCGGTCCAAATCAACAAATGCCTTCGTTATACTTGGTACAAGCGCTAATGAAAAACCAGTTGCCAATGATACTGGAATGATGACAATTTTATGGGACTCGAAATTCAAGACGGAAAATGCTGCTTTTGCAACAGGCTCATTGTGACCGAGGTCCATCATTGCTCGTGTAAAGGTAAATTGGTCAATTGCTTGAAACAATGGGCCTGCAATCCCGACAAAAACAAACGGGGCTGCATATACGATGATTTCCTTATAGATTTCTCCAAGCGACACCTGTACCGTTCCTTTATCTTGTTCAAGAAGCTGGTCAAGGTACGGTTTCCTTTTATACCAATACCAAAGTAAAACGGCTAAGCCACCAATTGCACCAATGAAAGCTGCAAAGGTTGCTACACTAACCGCTGTTACAATACTACCATTTAATATTTTAAGTACAATAAAGGCACCTGCAAGTGTAAAGGTGATTCGGACAATTTGTTCCACGACCTGTGACACGGCAGATGGTCCCATCGATTGATGTCCCTGAAAGAAACCCCTAATTAGACTCATAAACGGAACAACAATTAGAGCAAAACTTACGGCACGGATAACCGTTGTGATATCCTTTACACTCGATCCGATATCTTCATCATCAGGAAAAACCCACCCTGCCATAACAGGTGCGGATAAATAGAGAACTAAAAAGGAGGCAAAACCAGTCAACATCATAATTACTAATCCAGATTTGAACAATTGCCTACCAACAGCATACTCTTCCAGTGCATTATATTTTGAAATAAACTTAGAAACAGCTAGCGGTATTCCAGCCGTTGCAATACTAATAAATATCGTATAGGGTATATAGGAATAGGAATACAGTGCTGTCCCTTCAGACCCTACAATTTGATAAAATGGGATGACATAAAACAAGCCAATAACCTTGGATATAATCGTACCCAAAGTTAAAATAAATGTACCTTGAATTAACTTAGACGACATAACTTCGAATCCCTTCCTAGTGAAGAAAAAGTACAGTGAGCAAGATATCAACGATTATTCGACGATTTTTGCACACTATTAGTAGTTTACATCTCTTTCGGTTGTGATGCTACTAACAAATAGGTTAAATTTAATAATATCTGTTGACATTTTGTTCTCTTTTTTAATAAGAGTGGTTATGTTTATAATAAATAGTTATGCAAACAGTTTACCAAGTAAATGAAAATACATAAAGTTGGTGGAAGTATGGATTATGATGTAATCGTTATTGGTGGCGGACCCTCTGGCTTAATGGCGGCGATTGCTGCTGGTGAAAAAGGCGCGAAGGTTTTATTGATTGATAAAGGGGATAAGCTTGGCAGAAAGCTCGCCATTTCTGGAGGCGGCCGCTGTAATGTGACAAATCGGCTCCCTGTAGAGGAAATTATTAAGCACTTGCCTGGTAACGGGAAGTTTTTATATAGTGCCTTTTCGATTTTTAGTAATGAAGATATTATCAAGTTCTTTGAAAAGCTAGGGATCGAATTAAAGGAAGAGGATCATGGACGGATGTTTCCGGTATCCAATAAAGCACAATCCGTTGTCGATGCACTATTGGATCGATTAGAAAAACTCAACGTGCGGATCTTCAAAAACTGTTCAGTAGCTGACATTCACTATAAAGACGGTCATATTTCTGAGATATTGCTTAAAGACGGGACAAGCATCACTGCCAAATCTATTGTTATTGCTGTCGGCGGTAAATCAGTTCCCCATACCGGTTCAACTGGTGATGGCTATGCCTGGGCAAAAAAAGCTGGTCATACGATTACGGAGCTATTTCCTACGGAGGTGCCTGTCACCTCAAACGAACCATTTATTAAGAATAAATCACTGCAGGGTCTTTCGCTAAGGGATATTGATTTAAGTGTACTGAATCCTAAAGGAAAACCAATCATTGCTCACCGAATGGATATGATTTTTACCCATTTTGGTTTGAGTGGACCTGCTGTCCTGAGATGCAGTCAGTTTGTCGTTAAAGCGCTGAAGAAGTATAAGCTGAACGAAGTAACGATGAGCCTTGATGTTCTCCCTGATAAAAAGGAAGAAGAAATTTTTCAAGAAGTTATTAATCTCGTGAAAAAGAGTGAACCTAAGAAAAGTATTAAAAACACATTAAAAGGGTTCGTCCCTGAACGATATCTTTTGTTTCTTTTTGAACAAAACGAAATTGACCCTTCTGAGCAAGGTGCAACGATTTCAAATGAAAAAATCCGCAGCTTCGCAAAAAGCTGTAAACAATTTCATATTAAAGTAAATGGTACGCTACCATTGGAAAAAGCATTTGTAACTGGTGGCGGCGTGTCTGTTAAAGAAATTGAACCGCAAACAATGGCATCGAAAGTTATGAATGGCTTATATTTCTGCGGTGAAATCCTTGATGTCCATGGATACACGGGCGGATATAACATCACGTCAGCTTTAGTTACCGGCAGGCTCGCAGGAACAAACGCAGCACTTTCTGCAAATAAAAGTTATCAGTCCTGATTTTATATCAGGACCGATATATGATCATGGCTGAGAAACAATAGATTTGTTCCTCGTCTTCATCTTCTGTTATTGCAGCGACATTATACTTTATATCCAGCAGTTTCTGTTCTTCCAGACCTTTTAAAAAACGGTTCATTTCTTTTTCTAAATCCTTCTCATGCTCGCGATCAAACAGTTTGACCTGTATCATTGGACCCTCTCTCCCTTGCTTTTTTTTACTAGTATCTCCACATTTTCTGAAAATTAAAAATAAAATATATAAAAAAAGGCGATTCCACTGCGGAATCGCCTTTTTGCTTATTTCTTTTCTCCTGTCCAATCTAACATACCACCAATCATATTGCGGACCTTATAGCCTTGGTCTTGGAGGTAGTGACAAACATTCCCGCTGCGTGCGCTCGAGCGGCAAATAAAGATATATTCTTTTTCCTTATCGAAGTAATCCAAATTCGCTGGAATCTCCATCATGCGAATATGTTTGGCTCCGGGAATCATTCCCTGCGCAACCTCTTCGTCTTCCCTTACATCAACCAACTCAAGTTTTTCCCCTTTCTCAAGCTTTTTTTGTAACTCCTCTGGTGTAATAATCTGTATTTCTTCCATCCTGCCACCCCTTCGAAAAAATCCCCCCTAAAGAATAGGGAGGATGTTTAATTGTTTTAATTTGCTACGATATTGACTAGCTTACCTGGAACCGTAATGACTTTACGTACCGTTTTGCCTTCGATTTGTTCTTTCACGGTCACGTCGTCCATTGCTATTCCTTCTAGGGCTTCCTTGGTTGCATCTGTTGGCACCATTAGCTTAGCCTTGACCTTTCCATTAACCTGGATGACTATTTCGACCACTTCATCGACTAGCTTCGCTTCATCATATGCTGGCCAAGATTCATAAGATATTGTGCCACTATAGCCTAGTTTTTCCCAAAGTTCTTCAGCAATATGAGGACAAATAGGTGCAAGCATTTTTACGAATCCCTCGATATAATCCTTCGGAAGCACTGTCGCTTTGTATGCTTCATTAATAAATACCATCATTTGTGAAATAGCAGTATTAAAACGCAGACCTTCGTAGTCCTCCGTAACCTTTTTCACTGTTTGATGATAAACCTTTTCTAGATTTGATACAGCTTCAGTTGATTGGACCTTTGGAGAAATTTCTCCATTTTCTTCAACTAACAAACGCCAAATACGATCTAAGAAGCGACGTGATCCATCCAATCCATTCGTCGACCAAGCAATCGATGCATCAAGCGGTCCCATAAACATTTCGTACAACCTTAACGTATCCGCACCATGGCTGTTTACAATATCATCCGGGTTAACGACATTCCCTTTAGACTTGCTCATCTTTTCATTGCCTTCACCCAAAATCATTCCTTGGTTAAAAAGCTTTTGGAAGGGCTCTTTTGTTGATACTACTCCAATATCATATAAAAATTTATGCCAGAAGCGTGCGTAAAGTAAGTGAAGTACTGCATGCTCTGCTCCGCCAATATAGATATCCACCGGAAGCCAATGGTTTAGTTTTTCCTTTGATGCAAGTGCTTGATCATTTTTCGGATCAATATAACGCAAATAATACCAACAGCTGCCCGCCCATTGAGGCATAGTATTCGTTTCCCGTCTACCCTTTTTACCAGTAACTGGGTCAACTACATTTACCCAGTCTGTTATTAAAGCAAGAGGTGATTCTCCTGTACCTGATGGTTTAATTTCCTTTGTTACAGGCAGTGTCAATGGTAGCTCATCTTCTGGTACAGCTGTCATTGTTCCATCTTCCCAATGGATTATTGGAATCGGCTCACCCCAATAACGTTGACGGCTGAATAGCCAATCACGAAGACGGAAGGTTACTTTCTTTGTACCAATATTTTTCTCTTCTAGCCAAGCAATCATTTTTTGAATGGCTTCTGTTTTATCTAATCCATTTAAGAAGTCAGAGTTGATATGTTCTCCGTCACCAGTATAAGCCTCTTTCTCAATATCTCCGCCAGCAACAACTGCCTTTATCGGTAGACCAAATTCCTTTGCGAATTCATAGTCACGCTCATCATGTGCTGGAACAGCCATAATGGCACCAGTACCGTAGCTTACTAATACATAATCAGCAATCCAGATTGGCATTTTTTCGCCATTTGCCGGATTGATCGCATAAGCACCAGTAAACACACCCGTTTTCTCTTTCGCAAGATCTGTACGCTCAAGATCGCTCTTTGTTTTTACTTTATCTAAATAGGCCTCAACTGCTTGACGTTGTTCGGCTGTAGTAATTTTATCTACAAATGAATGCTCTGGAGCTAGCACTGCATATGTTGCACCAAATAGGGTATCGGGACGAGTTGTGAATACCGTGAATGTTTCATCATGTCCTTCAATATTGAAAGTTACTTCGGCACCTTCTGATCGACCAATCCAGTTGCGTTGCATTTCTTTCAGACTTTCCGGCCAATCAAGTTCCTCAAGGTCTTCAAGTAGCCTGTCACCATAAGCAGTAATTTTTAACATCCATTGCTTCATTGGGCGGCGCTCAACCGGATGGCCACCGCGCTCACTTTTCCCATCAATGACTTCTTCATTTGCCAAAACAGTCCCAAGTGCGGGACACCAATTGACTGCGACTTCATCAATATAGGCAAGGCCTTTTTCAAATAGCTGTAAGAAAATCCATTGTGTCCATTTATAATATTCAGGATCTGTCGTGTTTACTTCACGGTCCCAATCATAGGAAAAGCCTAGTGCTTTAATTTGTCTACGAAAGGTATTAATATTCTGTTCAGTAAATTCTGCCGGGTCGTTACCAGTATCCAATGCATATTGCTCTGCCGGTAGACCAAAGGCATCCCAGCCCATTGGATGAAGCACATTATAGCCCTGCATCCGCTTTAAACGTGAAAGTATATCTGTTGCTGTATAACCTTCAGGGTGTCCTACATGGAGTCCAGCCCCAGAAGGATAAGGGAACATATCCAAAGCGTAGAATTTACGTTTATCGTATTCCTCGCTCGTTTTAAATGTCTTTTCCTCTTCCCAAGTCTTTTGCCACTTCTTCTCGATATGCTGATGGTTGAAACTCATAATATTTTCCTCCTAAAAAAAATAAAAAACCCCTCATCCCAAAAAAGGGACGAGAGGATTGTATGTATCTTCCCGCGGTACCACCCACATTAGTGTTGTAAACACTCGCTTCATTCATCCTTAACGCGGAATACGGCAAACATTACTATAACTTTCACGTTTGCAACTCATAGGCGAGTTCATGATGTACCCGATTGACTTGCACCAGCCGTCAATTCTCTATAGTCAGGTATAAATCACTACTACTCCTAATCAAAGTCATTCATTATTAAGTATTACGGTTATTGTATTAAATTTACCAACAATATGCAAGTAGGGATTAAGCCTAAATCCAGTTTAACCGTATCAACATCAATTTAAACCAAATAGACAGTGAGCGAAAAGCCCACTGTCCTCTCCAGGTGGACAGTGTCCACGGGTGGTGCCTGTCACCGTGTCACTTTATTGTGACACGGTTGATGCTGTTACTACTAATGGTTCTTTTTTCAAACCACGGTCGTAGATGATGGTTGTGAGTATAGCGATTAGGAATAGGCCAATAAGTACGTAGAATAAGGCAGACATACTATATAGATCAACGATCATTCCTCCCAGTAATGGTCCGACCATTCTGCCACCAGTTGCGGTACTGTTTACGATGCCTTGGTAGAATCCTTCCCTGCCTTTTGGTGCTAAGTTGAAGGC from Neobacillus sp. FSL H8-0543 includes:
- a CDS encoding pseudouridine synthase yields the protein MRIDKMLANLGYGSRKEVKQLLKSGAVKVDDAVVKDAKQHVDTNSQTITLNGEIIEYKEFIYLMMNKPQEVLSATEDSSQETVIDLLELGDQVYEPFPVGRLDKDTEGLLLITNDGQLAHRLLSPKKHVPKTYFAVIEGEVTEADVKAFAAGVTLDDGYETKPGELQILKSGIMSDIELTITEGKFHQVKRMFEAVGKRVVYLKRISMGPLPLDETLELGEYRELTDEEVELLKTYEVK
- a CDS encoding DNA starvation/stationary phase protection protein → MTLEQTINQQIANWNILYTKLHQFHWYVKGPHFFTLHAKFEELYDEAAATIDELAEQLLTIDGKPISTLKEYLQYATLEETSDMLTAEEMVQALINDYSLLISDLITGKEVAEQNNDEVTGDIFLELIGKLNKHNWMLKSFLQG
- a CDS encoding sporulation protein Cse60; translated protein: MIQVKLFDREHEKDLEKEMNRFLKGLEEQKLLDIKYNVAAITEDEDEEQIYCFSAMIIYRS
- a CDS encoding rhodanese-like domain-containing protein; protein product: MEEIQIITPEELQKKLEKGEKLELVDVREDEEVAQGMIPGAKHIRMMEIPANLDYFDKEKEYIFICRSSARSGNVCHYLQDQGYKVRNMIGGMLDWTGEKK
- a CDS encoding LURP-one-related family protein, translating into MGLLRGWMMMSDKKVLYFKDNFFSTGRTEIYNSLKENIGELDLKSAFSSSIDVLDTNGRTVVSGKFPFFSNKWQIYDANEQEIGVLKAKLTFLAKKYEYDAYGRGVFQIKGEAFSREYDITDEQSNLVGKFEKVSGFFASPAYQLSNYSSHISNEELIAMVMGINAIIKRKQSAAGNGGGG
- a CDS encoding polysaccharide biosynthesis protein; this encodes MSSKLIQGTFILTLGTIISKVIGLFYVIPFYQIVGSEGTALYSYSYIPYTIFISIATAGIPLAVSKFISKYNALEEYAVGRQLFKSGLVIMMLTGFASFLVLYLSAPVMAGWVFPDDEDIGSSVKDITTVIRAVSFALIVVPFMSLIRGFFQGHQSMGPSAVSQVVEQIVRITFTLAGAFIVLKILNGSIVTAVSVATFAAFIGAIGGLAVLLWYWYKRKPYLDQLLEQDKGTVQVSLGEIYKEIIVYAAPFVFVGIAGPLFQAIDQFTFTRAMMDLGHNEPVAKAAFSVLNFESHKIVIIPVSLATGFSLALVPSITKAFVDLDRKSLHQQLNQAFQILLFLTLPAAIGLSLLAEPIYTVFYEHKALGTEVLNAYAPVAILFALYLVTAAILQGINEQRFTVLSLLVGLLVKLSVNIPLINRFETTGAVYATALGYLAAILIQLFVIKKYANYRFLLVWRRSLLIVIFAGFMWVATELVLQLLLLFLNPASTFQSILIIIICAGVGATLYFYLGLKSGLVNKLFGDRVNKLKRKLKMKV
- the speD gene encoding adenosylmethionine decarboxylase, with amino-acid sequence MKLTHEQHIELHGFNNLTKSLSFNMYDICFTRNKEEREAYLKYIDEEYSAERLQNILKHVSEIIGAHVLNVASQDFEPAGASVTMLVSEGAVEDAPSESFEESPGPLPESVVMQLDKSHITVHTYPEFHPDEGISTFRADIDVSTCGEISPLKALHYLIRSFETDVMTIDYRVRGFTRDKTGHKLFIDHEISSIQNYIPDDVGELFDMIDVNVYQENIFHTKCKLREFDLNNYLFGYTKESLHPDEHIEITERLKLEMDEIFYGKNIVQ
- the leuS gene encoding leucine--tRNA ligase encodes the protein MSFNHQHIEKKWQKTWEEEKTFKTSEEYDKRKFYALDMFPYPSGAGLHVGHPEGYTATDILSRLKRMQGYNVLHPMGWDAFGLPAEQYALDTGNDPAEFTEQNINTFRRQIKALGFSYDWDREVNTTDPEYYKWTQWIFLQLFEKGLAYIDEVAVNWCPALGTVLANEEVIDGKSERGGHPVERRPMKQWMLKITAYGDRLLEDLEELDWPESLKEMQRNWIGRSEGAEVTFNIEGHDETFTVFTTRPDTLFGATYAVLAPEHSFVDKITTAEQRQAVEAYLDKVKTKSDLERTDLAKEKTGVFTGAYAINPANGEKMPIWIADYVLVSYGTGAIMAVPAHDERDYEFAKEFGLPIKAVVAGGDIEKEAYTGDGEHINSDFLNGLDKTEAIQKMIAWLEEKNIGTKKVTFRLRDWLFSRQRYWGEPIPIIHWEDGTMTAVPEDELPLTLPVTKEIKPSGTGESPLALITDWVNVVDPVTGKKGRRETNTMPQWAGSCWYYLRYIDPKNDQALASKEKLNHWLPVDIYIGGAEHAVLHLLYARFWHKFLYDIGVVSTKEPFQKLFNQGMILGEGNEKMSKSKGNVVNPDDIVNSHGADTLRLYEMFMGPLDASIAWSTNGLDGSRRFLDRIWRLLVEENGEISPKVQSTEAVSNLEKVYHQTVKKVTEDYEGLRFNTAISQMMVFINEAYKATVLPKDYIEGFVKMLAPICPHIAEELWEKLGYSGTISYESWPAYDEAKLVDEVVEIVIQVNGKVKAKLMVPTDATKEALEGIAMDDVTVKEQIEGKTVRKVITVPGKLVNIVAN
- a CDS encoding NAD(P)/FAD-dependent oxidoreductase, translating into MDYDVIVIGGGPSGLMAAIAAGEKGAKVLLIDKGDKLGRKLAISGGGRCNVTNRLPVEEIIKHLPGNGKFLYSAFSIFSNEDIIKFFEKLGIELKEEDHGRMFPVSNKAQSVVDALLDRLEKLNVRIFKNCSVADIHYKDGHISEILLKDGTSITAKSIVIAVGGKSVPHTGSTGDGYAWAKKAGHTITELFPTEVPVTSNEPFIKNKSLQGLSLRDIDLSVLNPKGKPIIAHRMDMIFTHFGLSGPAVLRCSQFVVKALKKYKLNEVTMSLDVLPDKKEEEIFQEVINLVKKSEPKKSIKNTLKGFVPERYLLFLFEQNEIDPSEQGATISNEKIRSFAKSCKQFHIKVNGTLPLEKAFVTGGGVSVKEIEPQTMASKVMNGLYFCGEILDVHGYTGGYNITSALVTGRLAGTNAALSANKSYQS